The following proteins come from a genomic window of Coffea arabica cultivar ET-39 chromosome 11c, Coffea Arabica ET-39 HiFi, whole genome shotgun sequence:
- the LOC113716217 gene encoding uncharacterized protein, translated as MAEFSSKKRVRVDSDETFEAGFDAPEVKRLREDLLGNFDDGEFYTASLELDSFMKSFEEEILSGTPTTTTTAVAVVDLTSSESGESQPDLGYLLEASDDELGLPPTTSEGQNGNEEDKAELVRVESDSSGLRGELWGYSEELPSYDSFDVGIGEFGDYIGGGGEYVALDGLFDYSDLGFGSTDFTWRPETLPAK; from the coding sequence ATGGCAGAGTTCAGCAGCAAGAAGCGAGTCCGAGTTGACTCGGACGAAACATTCGAGGCTGGATTTGACGCCCCTGAGGTAAAGCGTTTGAGGGAAGATCTCTTGGGTAATTTTGACGATGGCGAGTTTTATACGGCGAGTTTGGAGCTTGATTCGTTTATGAAGAGCTTTGAGGAGGAGATTTTATCTGGGACGCCAACGACAACTACGACGGCTGTGGCTGTAGTTGACTTGACCTCGTCGGAGTCCGGCGAGTCTCAGCCGGATTTGGGTTACCTATTGGAAGCTTCCGATGATGAGTTGGGGCTTCCGCCGACGACGAGTGAGGGGCAAAATGGGAATGAGGAGGATAAGGCTGAGTTGGTCCGAGTTGAGTCTGACTCGTCTGGACTCAGGGGTGAGTTGTGGGGGTACAGCGAGGAGCTACCGAGTTATGACTCGTTCGATGTTGGAATCGGTGAATTTGGGGATTATATTGGCGGCGGAGGCGAATACGTGGCGCTAGATGGATTATTTGATTACTCCGATCTGGGTTTCGGGTCAACTGATTTCACGTGGAGACCCGAGACTCTACCGGCCAAATAG